In Porites lutea chromosome 9, jaPorLute2.1, whole genome shotgun sequence, a single window of DNA contains:
- the LOC140949185 gene encoding inverted formin-2-like — translation MAQRWRKLATAGGLKILDYVDGEVEPHKLREIEPELFIKFLRIPSLKTYSSLTKRLKGCPANWLTEFLLLGGLSTLFEVLENLSQRSIAKFSDAFLQLECVRCIMAVMNNAAGLEFIINNPYLTTQLVSD, via the exons ATGGCACAGAGATGGAGAAAGTTAGCAACTGCTGGAGGACTTAAAATTCTAGACTACGTGGATGGCGAGGTTGAACCACACAAGCTAAGGGAAATCGAACCAGAGCTTTTCATAAAGTTCTTGCGAATTCCTTCCCTGAAAACCTACTCAAGTTTGACTAAAAGGCTGAAAGGTTGTCCAGCAAACTGGCTGACCGAATTTTTGCTTCTAGGCGGGCTTTCCACGCTATTCGAGGTTCTCGAGAATCTCAGTCAGAGAAGTATTGCAAAGTTTTCTGATGCATTTCTTCAACTTGAATGTGTTCGATGCATTATGGCCGTAATGAATAATGCAGCTGGATTGGAGTTTATTATAAACAACCCTTACTTAACAACTCAGCTCGTTTCAG ATTAG